Proteins encoded by one window of Octopus bimaculoides isolate UCB-OBI-ISO-001 chromosome 4, ASM119413v2, whole genome shotgun sequence:
- the LOC106881693 gene encoding uncharacterized protein LOC106881693, with amino-acid sequence MLGIDEWLVTAVQAMYSGTISRLRVSYEYSDEFSLQVGAHQSSVLNPLLFITVLQAITEEFKTGCPWELLYADDLTPITESVAELEKKFLVWEQNQESKDFKVNLTKTKVVVSKKADKTLFLLGKWRYSICRKGVGSISIHCTQGRAVNT; translated from the coding sequence ATGTTAGgaatagatgaatggcttgttacagctgtacaagccatgtatagTGGTACTATCAGTAGACTGAGAGTCAGctatgaatacagtgatgaatttagcttACAAGTAGGGGCTCACCAGAGCTCAGTTCTCAATCCACTATTATTCATTacagtcctccaggccataacagaggaattcaaaactggatgcccGTGGGAACTTTTATATGCAGATGACCTCACTCCTATTACAGAATctgtagcagaattggagaagaaattcctgGTATGGGAGCAAAACCAGGAATCAAAGGACTTTAAAGTTAACCTAAcaaagaccaaagttgttgttagcaagaaagcagaTAAGACTCTCTTTCTGTTGGGTAAATGGCGCtactcaatatgtaggaaaggagttggaagtaTTTCCATTCACTGCACCCAAGGTAGAGCTgtgaacacataa